In Flavobacterium piscisymbiosum, the sequence GGTTATAATAGTAAGTTGCAATGAAAAGAAAGCAGAAGAACCCCAGGAAGAAGAAAGTTCACAAACAGAAGTAGCTTTAAACGAATCTCAATATAAAACTGTCGGGATTGAAACTGGATTTGTAGAAAACAGAAACTTAAATAAAGTCATAAAAGCCAACGGTTATACCACAGTTCCGCCGCAAAACTCTGCCGAAGTTTCGACTTTGATAGGAGGAACCGTGAAGGATATTTTTGTTCTCGAAGGCACTTATGTCAACAAAGGAAAAGTTCTGGCTACGATTCAGAATCTGGAAGTGATCGAAATGCAGGAAGATTATCATTCGGCTACAGCCAATATTGAATATTTGCAATTAGAATACAATCGCCAGAAAACCTTAAGCGATGAAAATGTAAACCCAAGAAAAGTTTTTCAGGAAGTAAAATCAAAATTGGCAGCAGAAAGAGCGAGAGCGCAGGCAGCAAAAAACAAATTGGATGCTTTGCATGTAAGCACAAAAGGAAGTACTTCGCTGGTACCCATTGTAGCGCCAATAAGCGGTTATGTGGGGAACATCAAAATTGCAAAAGGAGCGTACGCACAAACCGGAATCACATTATTTGAAGTGGTTGATAATAGCCAGATGCATTTGGATCTGAATGTGTACGAGAAAGATTTGGGTTCTATCTCGATCGGACAAGTGATTGATTTTGTACTGACAAATCAGTCGAATAAATCGATAAAAGGAAAGATATTCGGAATCAACAAATCATTTTCTAACGAAAGTAAAACCGTTGCCGTTCATGCTAAAATCGAATCAGATGATGCAAAAGGACTGATTCCGGGAATGTATGTTTCGGCCAATATCAATATCATAAATGCCACCGTGCCGGCATTGCCAAAAGATGCCGTAGTGCGAAATGCAGATAAGTATTTTGTTTTTGTTCAGGAAGATGATCATAAAGACGACCATCAACATGAAGAAGGAAAAGAGGAAAAAGGCGCAGTGCACGAAAAGGAAATTCATTTTAAAGCCATTGAAGTAATTCCCGGAACAACAGATTTAGGCTTTACCGAAGTAAAATTTGTAGATAAGATTGATGAGGAAGCTAAGATTGTGACCAAAGGTGCTTTTTATCTGCTTTCGGCCATGAAAGGCGGGGGAGAGCATAGTCACTAATTTTTTTAGGTGCTAAGTTACTAAGATGCTAAGTTTTTTTAGCTTAGCTCCAAAAGCTATTACTTTGCGACTCCTATTGTTTACAAAGTTTTTTAAGTTGATTAATTGTCTAGCCCCTAGCTTTAGCTAGGGGAATTAAAAGAGCTAATAATAATGGCTTTAGCCAAATACACATTTCGGCTAAAGCCTTTCAAATTGGTTTAATGAACCCTCCAGTTAAAACTGGAGGCTATTCAATTTATAGTACTGAAATCAAAAGAAACTTAAAAAACTTTGCGACTCAGCGTCTTTGCGAGATTAAAATAAAACGCTACCTATAAACAATTGACTCAAAATCCGTAAATTTAGAACATATTTAAACAAAGTTTAAAACTTTAAACTTGAAACAAATAAAACTTGAAACTCATTTTATGGAACATATACATACAGAAGAAAAAATAACAAAAAAGAAAACAAAACAATCCGCCTGCTGTTGCTCACATGAGGAACCCGTTCATTCTGATAATGACGGACACGATCACGGAGACGGTCACGATCATGAACATAATGCTGAGGGCGGTTTGTTTAAACTATTTTTACCAGCGATAATCTCGTTTGTTTTATTGCTTATTGGGATTGGGCTTGACAATTATTTCCCGCAGACCTGGTTTACGGGTTATGTTCGAATTGCCTGGTATATCGTGGCTTATTTACCGGTTGGACTTCCGGTTTTGAGAGAAGCGTATGAAAGCATTATAAAAGGCGATGTCTTTTCGGAATTTTTTCTGATGTGTATCGCAACAATAGGCGCTTTTGCAATAGGCGAATACCCCGAAGGTGTTGCCGTAATGTTGTTTTATACTATTGGAGAAAACTTTCAGGGACTGGCGGTAAGCCGTGCCAAATCTAATATTAAAAGTTTATTGGATCAACGTCCGGATGAGGTCAGTATTGTAGAAAATAACATTGCCACAATAATCAAAGCAGCTGATGCAAAGATAGGATCAATAATACAGCTGAAAGCCGGAGAAAAATTAGGTCTTGACGGAGAACTGTTGTCTGATACCGCTTCGTTTAATACCGCAGCATTAACGGGAGAAAGTAAACCGGATACCAAAGTAAAAGGAGAAACTGTTTTGGCGGGAATGATCAACGGAAATACCGTTGCACTGGTAAAAATAACAGTCGCTTATAGTGATAGTAAACTTTCTAAAATTTTAGAAATGGTACAAAACGCAACCACTAAAAAAGCACCTGCCGAATTGTTTATTCGAAAATTTGCCAAGATTTATACGCCAATCGTGGTGTATCTGGCGATTGCGATTTGTGTATTGCCATGGCTTTTTGTAGACAATTATGTCTTTAGTGACTGGTTGTACAGAGCTTTGGTATTCCTGGTAATTTCATGTCCTTGTGCCTTGGTCATCAGTATTCCGTTAGGGTATTTTGGAGGAATTGGCGCGGCGAGTAAAAACGGAATTCTGTTTAAAGGAAGTAATTTTCTCGATAGTATTTCAACCATTCAAAATGTGGTGATGGATAAAACCGGAACCATGACCGAAGGTGTTTTTAAAGTTCAGGAAGTTATTATTCAGGAAGGTTTTGATAAAGTTGAGATTCTGAAACTCGTTAATGTTCTCGAAAGTCAGAGTACACATCCTGTGGCAACGGCAATTCATAATCATGTAGGGAAGATTGATGCTTCAGTCGAATTGAAAAACGTAGAAGAAATTTCCGGACATGGTTTAAAAGCCGAAATCAACGGAAAAGAATTGCATGTGGGGAATTTCAAATTGATGGATAAATTCAACATTTCATATGATATTGATCCAAATTCGGTTGTTTACACCACGATTGCCATTGCATACGATAATAAGTTCGCAGGATATTTGACTATTGCAGATGAAATTAAAGAAGATGCGCAGGAAGCAGTAAGCAAACTAAAAGCATTAGGCGTTAAAGTTACCATGCTAAGCGGTGATAAAACCAATGTAGTGCAATTTGTTGCGGATAAATTAGGCATCGCAAATGCTTTTGGAGATTTGCTTCCGGAAGATAAAGTGAATAAAATCAACGAGATTAAGGCCAAAAACGAAACCGTAGCTTTTGTGGGCGATGGTGTAAATGATGCTCCTGTTATCGCCTTAAGCACCGTAGGTATCGCAATGGGAGGTTTAGGAAGTGATGCCACGATCGAAACGGCCGATGTTGTGATTCAGGATGATAAACCAAGTAAAATTGCGATGGCCATCAATATCGGGAAACAAACCAAAAAAATCGTATGGCAGAATATTACCCTGGCTTTTGTCGTAAAAGCTTTTGTACTGATTTTGGGTGCCGGCGGACTTGCCACAATGTGGGAAGCTGTTTTTGCCGATGTTGGAGTAGCGTTGTTGGCAATATTAAATGCCGTGAGAATTCAGAAAATGAAGTTTTAAATTATTTCATTCAAATAAAACAAAATCCCAATTCATTAATTTTGAATTGGGATTTTCTTATTTATAGAATTATTTCTTCAAATGCGTTGGTACCTGAATTTCTCCATTACCAAAAGACCAATTTTCTAAACCATTATTTTCTAGTAAAACAATGATCACATTACTGATCAAAATTTCGGTCGAAGTCGAAATTCGTGTCGCAATCTGATGGTATAATTTTTTCTTTTGTTCTAATGTTCTTCCTTGTCCTGCCGTGATTTGAACATAAACAATATTTTCAGAATGTGAAATCCCGAGATAAGTTTCAGGATATTTTATCTGATGCGATTCTAATTCTTCAATTACATGAAAATAATCGTCTTTTGGAATATTAAATTCGGCTATTAAAGATTCATGAACAGATTCTGAAATAGTATTTTTTGTTTCTAATGAAAGCTTCTTGGGAAGGCTGATTCTAACGAATGGCATTTTTTTGAAATTTAAATTTTTATAAAAATAAGGAATAGTAAGCGATGGAAATAAGAATCGTATTAAAAATTTAATTCTATTTTATTCCCTTTGTCCTCAATTCTAATGGCTGTTTTATTACTTTCAGAAGGTGTTTGCGTAGGATACCAGTTTCTATTTGGTTTAACCATAATCAATAAACCTTCATCATCACCAACGGCAGCAAAAAGTTCGCTATTGGCATTTTTGCTAAAGAATTCTAAACCGTGTTCTTCGATTAATTGATTCCCTAATGCTAATGGATTTTCATTCACAATCCCTATTTCGCTTATATTTAGAATAGCTTTTGAGCTGAATGCTTCTGTTTGCGCATTATCAAGTTCATGACGGGCAATAAATTCTAATAAATTACCATTATTGTCGTAGAAATAAACCGCATTGGCATTCCAGTTTTCGAAATTGGTAATGACTTTTTGATCTTCAATAAAAATTAAATCTACTTTGCTTTTACACCAATCAATGGCTTCGTCTAACTTGTTTTTCGGAACATTAAAAGCAAAATGATAAATAGATTTAAACTCAGGATTTTCAACGAATTCCAGAACTGAATTACCTGCCTGAATGCTCACCGATTCTTTGGTTTTTTCTATAATAGGAAGATCAAGAATGTCTTTATAAAAAGTGGTAGTTTGTTCTATATTGCTGGATTGAATTTGAATATGCGCTAACTTCATGGTGGTATTTTTTATAAGAAGAAAAAAAGCTTCTTTCGTTTCAAACAAATTTAAGAAATGATGGAAGGACTATGATATACAAGCTATTTTATACTTCAATGGAAGGATAATAAAATATGATTAAAGTTTCTCTTATTGTAATGCCTAATTTTTTAAACACATAGAAACATAGATTTAAAAACAGCAATTTAGATACTTTTAGAAAATCATGATTTTTTCACAAAGTGCTATGAGATTTATTTGTAGCAAAACGTCTTTTTACATTTATTTGAGCTATGTTTCTATGTGTTTAAAAATAAAAAAAGCCCATTTCATAAAAGAAACAGGCTTTGTAGATTTGAAAACTTTGGGGCAATTTACAAATCATTTTATTTCGGCATTGTTGGCGTCATAATTCTTCGTGTTGGCGTACTCAAAGTTTCGATAAAAGCCAAAAGATCGCTGATTTCTTCTTTGTTTAAATTCAGTTTTTTAAGCATAGGATCTGCTTTTGGAATCAGTGAATCTCTTGGCGTTCCCAAATATTTTTTCTGAACAGGAGACGGGTTTCCTAAGTTGTACAATTCTACAACATCCAGTAAAGTCGGGAAATGTCCGTGATGCATCCAGGGTTTTGTATTGGCCACTTCACGTAATGTTGGCGTTCTGAATTTGCCAATGTCTTTTACATCTTGGGTCACATTATAGCGTCCGAAATCTTCATTTTTTGTTCCGAATAAAGTCTGACCGTCATTATGAAACTGATTGTCGCTGAAATAAGGCGTATTATGGCAATTGATGCATTGCGCTTTGGTTCTGAACAAATGCAGTCCTTTTACCTGAGCATCTGTATAGGCTTCAGATTTTCCGCTAATGAAATTATCAAATTTACTTTTTGGGCTATTAATCGATCTTTCGAAAGTTGCAATGGCATATTGTATTCTTTGCAAATTAACTTTTTTGTCTCCAAAAGCATCAGTAAAAAGAGTATTGTAGCCTTTTATTTTAGCGATTTTATCAACGGCAATTGTCAGTTTTTCATTCATTTCAAGCGGATCTCCAATCGGGAATTGTGCCTGATCTTCCAAACTCTTTGCGCGCCCGTCCCAAAATAAAGAAGTAGCATACGCCGAGTTTAAAATCGTCATTGAGTTACGTTTTCCTGTTTGACGATCGTGCCCAAAAGAACGCGTTAAATTATCTGTCCAGCCCAATTCAGGATTATGGCATGAAGCGCAGGCAATTTGTCCGCTAAGAGACAATCTGGGATCGAAAAACAATATTTTACCCAGACTTTCTTTCTCTTTCGAATAGGGGTTATAATCCGGATAAGGAACCGTAGGAAGCACGCCGATATCCTGAAATGTAGCTTTATCGACATTTTCGTGTAATTCTGCTGCGGGCCATTTCGTAGCATCTCCGCTGGAATATAGTTTTCGCAATTCCTGAATGTCTATATAATCAGGCTGTTCAACGCTTTTGTAAGCCGTTAAACTCAGGAGGAATAGGAGTGGGAGGATTAGTTTTTTCAATTTTTTTGTTTTTGTTTGATTTGTTTCAGGTTTCAAGTCTCAGTCTCAGTTTGCGTTTTCAGAAAACTTTGTCAAAGTTTTAAACTTTGACAAAGTTAGTGCGACTGCGACTGCGACTGCGACTGCGACTGCGACTGCGACTGCGACTGCGACTGCGACTGCGACTGCGACTGCGACTTCGACTTCGACTTCGACTTCGACTAAAATCTAAAGCGTAACTTCCTTAGGACAATCTTCGCTTAAAGGAGCAATTTTCGGATAGGTTTTATTGTTATAAATTTTATACTGTCCGGAAACGGTGCCTCCAAAAAGTTTATCATTTGTCAACTTTAATTCAAAAGAAATTTCAAATAAACCTGCGCTTATTTCCTTATATGTTCCATCTCCCGAAATGGCGATGATATAACTGTTTTTGTTCGTTCCGGCAATGGTAATATCCTGAGGAATTACTAAAACTTTACCACTGGTTTTACTGTTTCCGTTATCAGGGAAAAATTCTAATGCTGATGTAATATTAAATCCCGGAGAACTCGCCGATGCTATTGCTTCGTTGGTAAACCATCTTTTTAAATTAAATGAATTGGTTGTTGAAGTTCCTGTAACAACATTAAAACCAATTTTAAAAGCATGGTGATATACATCATCGTTAGGGTTTGCTGTTCCTTTGTCACTGTATAAAATAGCACCATCGGTATCTTTGTTTACTACGACCGGAAAAGTAAAAGCATTAAATGCCTGCCATGCGCAGGTTCCGCTTTTGTCAAACCAGTTTTCGCCATAAGTCAAATAAAACTGATTCGATAAATCATAAAACTTAGAAGCTGGATTGGCCTGAATATCTCTTGGTGATTTTATAGGTTTTGCAATGGTTAATGTAATATTTCCGGTAGCAATATAATTGGTCGTTGTAGCGAGCGATATTTTGGTTTCGTAACGAACATCATCATTTTGAATGTCTTCAAGTAGCGTAAGATGATACGTTATTGAACTTCGGTTATCTCCATAATCGTCATGCGTTAGGGAATATTCAAATCCGTTTACAAACTTGAATATGCTAGTTTCATCAATTTCTGAAGGAACAAATCCGTTAGGGAAATTAACTTTAAAAGTGATCGTTTCGCCCATTTGTCCTTTTATGTTAAAATCTTTTACAGGAAAAGTATAAGGCGTTACCACTTCGCCTAAATTGATTGTGAAAATATCATTTGGAGTAGCTGTATTTAGGTTTCCGATATGAATATTGGAGTCTGATATACTTTCTAGTTTTAATGTAATAGTTTGTTTTTCTTTCCACCTTTTATCAAAAGAAAGATAAATAGTATCTGTTAATTTATTGCCCTGAAATAACAATTCGCTCACAGGTTCTATTGTAAAAGTATCCGGATCACCCGTATTTACCGTACTGAAATTTGCCTTAACAGCGGTTTTTAAAATTGCTGAACTTAGCGTAACAGGAACTTTAAGTGTTTTAACAGACTTATTTTCATATACAGCTGACGGAATAATAGTAGTACTCACCGCCGGATATTCTAATGGAGTTCCGGCATCATTTGCCATGAAATTGAAGCGGATAAAAGGCTCGATATTTTTAGACTCTAATTTGTAATCATCTTTCGAACAAGATGAAAATAATAGCGAAACTATACTTAATGCAGATATAATTTTAATAGGATTCATTTTGTTTTAAGTTTGAGTTAAGGTTTAAATTTCGAAGTGGTATTGGCAAAACATATTTTGGAGATGGGTAGGTAAGACTGCAAATCAGTGAAATACAACCATCGTTGCGGGAAACATCTTTTTTATTTCGGGCAAGATCACAAAACAAATGTCCTTCAAAACAAAGTTCTTTTCTGCGTTCTAAAAATAAGGCATCTGCAATGTTATTAGTATCAGTAAGTAAGGTCGCTTTTGCTCTGGATCTAATCGTATTAATATCTGTTTTGGCCTGTTCCGGATTATCAAGTCCAAGAGCAGCTTCGGCACGAATTAAATACTGTTCACTTAATCGAAAAGCTACATATCCCGGATTGTTTTGAAATTTTTTCGTAAAATTATAATTAAGTGTAACCGATTCTAGATCGACAATTGTAACAAGTGGTCTTACTAAA encodes:
- a CDS encoding VOC family protein, translating into MKLAHIQIQSSNIEQTTTFYKDILDLPIIEKTKESVSIQAGNSVLEFVENPEFKSIYHFAFNVPKNKLDEAIDWCKSKVDLIFIEDQKVITNFENWNANAVYFYDNNGNLLEFIARHELDNAQTEAFSSKAILNISEIGIVNENPLALGNQLIEEHGLEFFSKNANSELFAAVGDDEGLLIMVKPNRNWYPTQTPSESNKTAIRIEDKGNKIELNF
- a CDS encoding heavy metal translocating P-type ATPase, producing MEHIHTEEKITKKKTKQSACCCSHEEPVHSDNDGHDHGDGHDHEHNAEGGLFKLFLPAIISFVLLLIGIGLDNYFPQTWFTGYVRIAWYIVAYLPVGLPVLREAYESIIKGDVFSEFFLMCIATIGAFAIGEYPEGVAVMLFYTIGENFQGLAVSRAKSNIKSLLDQRPDEVSIVENNIATIIKAADAKIGSIIQLKAGEKLGLDGELLSDTASFNTAALTGESKPDTKVKGETVLAGMINGNTVALVKITVAYSDSKLSKILEMVQNATTKKAPAELFIRKFAKIYTPIVVYLAIAICVLPWLFVDNYVFSDWLYRALVFLVISCPCALVISIPLGYFGGIGAASKNGILFKGSNFLDSISTIQNVVMDKTGTMTEGVFKVQEVIIQEGFDKVEILKLVNVLESQSTHPVATAIHNHVGKIDASVELKNVEEISGHGLKAEINGKELHVGNFKLMDKFNISYDIDPNSVVYTTIAIAYDNKFAGYLTIADEIKEDAQEAVSKLKALGVKVTMLSGDKTNVVQFVADKLGIANAFGDLLPEDKVNKINEIKAKNETVAFVGDGVNDAPVIALSTVGIAMGGLGSDATIETADVVIQDDKPSKIAMAINIGKQTKKIVWQNITLAFVVKAFVLILGAGGLATMWEAVFADVGVALLAILNAVRIQKMKF
- a CDS encoding efflux RND transporter periplasmic adaptor subunit, whose protein sequence is MKNIVKNLTAIPIAIGSKVLSQRSQSLISLRALRFSVFACLAVIIVSCNEKKAEEPQEEESSQTEVALNESQYKTVGIETGFVENRNLNKVIKANGYTTVPPQNSAEVSTLIGGTVKDIFVLEGTYVNKGKVLATIQNLEVIEMQEDYHSATANIEYLQLEYNRQKTLSDENVNPRKVFQEVKSKLAAERARAQAAKNKLDALHVSTKGSTSLVPIVAPISGYVGNIKIAKGAYAQTGITLFEVVDNSQMHLDLNVYEKDLGSISIGQVIDFVLTNQSNKSIKGKIFGINKSFSNESKTVAVHAKIESDDAKGLIPGMYVSANINIINATVPALPKDAVVRNADKYFVFVQEDDHKDDHQHEEGKEEKGAVHEKEIHFKAIEVIPGTTDLGFTEVKFVDKIDEEAKIVTKGAFYLLSAMKGGGEHSH
- a CDS encoding tautomerase family protein → MPFVRISLPKKLSLETKNTISESVHESLIAEFNIPKDDYFHVIEELESHQIKYPETYLGISHSENIVYVQITAGQGRTLEQKKKLYHQIATRISTSTEILISNVIIVLLENNGLENWSFGNGEIQVPTHLKK
- a CDS encoding cytochrome-c peroxidase; the protein is MKKLILPLLFLLSLTAYKSVEQPDYIDIQELRKLYSSGDATKWPAAELHENVDKATFQDIGVLPTVPYPDYNPYSKEKESLGKILFFDPRLSLSGQIACASCHNPELGWTDNLTRSFGHDRQTGKRNSMTILNSAYATSLFWDGRAKSLEDQAQFPIGDPLEMNEKLTIAVDKIAKIKGYNTLFTDAFGDKKVNLQRIQYAIATFERSINSPKSKFDNFISGKSEAYTDAQVKGLHLFRTKAQCINCHNTPYFSDNQFHNDGQTLFGTKNEDFGRYNVTQDVKDIGKFRTPTLREVANTKPWMHHGHFPTLLDVVELYNLGNPSPVQKKYLGTPRDSLIPKADPMLKKLNLNKEEISDLLAFIETLSTPTRRIMTPTMPK